From Deinococcus aerius, the proteins below share one genomic window:
- the iolD gene encoding 3D-(3,5/4)-trihydroxycyclohexane-1,2-dione acylhydrolase (decyclizing), translating into MNTVRLTVGQAALRFLAAQYSERDGVRQRLIPGVWGIFGHGNVAGLGQALEEYGDALGLPTYRPQNEQGMVHAAAAYARHRNRLQTFACTASIGPGSTNMLTGAALATVNRLPVLLLPSDIFANRIPDPVLQQLEHPLEHDLSVNDCFRPVSRFYTRISRPEQLLSALPEAMRVLTDPAETGAVVVSLPEDVQAEAYDWPESFLAGRVWRVRRPPPEPEVVREAAGLLRNAKRPLIVAGGGVIYSGAEGHLAQFAETFGLPVVESQAGKGSLVWDHPHNAGPVGSIGGSAANRLARGADVVLAIGTRLGDFVTASKTAFQNPDVRFLGLNVVPMDAAKLGALSLVADAREGLNALQAALEGWAGTGPAFRAAASNLITEWHGLVDAQRADTGSTPPSQGAVIGTVNRVTGGNTTVICAAGSLPGDLLRLWRPTDSKSYHVEYGFSCMGYEIPAGIGVALAEPGRRVVVMIGDGSYLMMNSEIVTAVAENLNLTVVLVDNRAYMSIRGLQMECGSPSFGNELRHRNPETGRTDGPVVNVDFVLHARGMGAQAVRAETLDELEAALKNAGDQGGVQVIVVPVNLRERVPGFDSWWDVPVAEVSGQEQVRRAREQYGARARAQRASFTPTPGRDEQEA; encoded by the coding sequence GTGAACACGGTTCGTCTGACGGTCGGGCAAGCGGCCCTGAGATTCCTGGCCGCCCAGTACAGCGAGCGCGACGGCGTTCGGCAGCGCCTCATCCCCGGCGTCTGGGGCATCTTCGGACACGGCAACGTCGCCGGGCTGGGGCAGGCGCTCGAAGAATATGGGGACGCCCTTGGTCTCCCCACCTACCGCCCGCAGAACGAGCAGGGGATGGTCCACGCCGCCGCCGCGTACGCCCGGCACCGGAACCGCCTCCAGACCTTCGCCTGCACGGCGAGCATCGGCCCCGGCAGCACGAACATGCTCACGGGCGCGGCGCTCGCGACGGTCAATCGCCTGCCCGTGCTGCTCCTGCCCAGCGACATCTTCGCCAACCGCATCCCCGATCCCGTCTTGCAGCAGCTCGAACACCCGCTGGAGCACGACCTGAGCGTCAACGACTGCTTCCGACCCGTCAGCCGCTTCTATACCCGGATTTCGCGGCCCGAGCAGCTTCTCTCCGCCCTGCCGGAGGCGATGCGGGTGCTGACCGACCCCGCCGAGACGGGCGCGGTGGTCGTGAGCCTGCCGGAAGACGTGCAGGCGGAAGCCTATGACTGGCCGGAGAGCTTCCTCGCCGGGCGGGTGTGGCGGGTGCGGCGCCCTCCACCTGAACCGGAGGTGGTGCGGGAGGCCGCCGGGCTTCTCCGCAACGCCAAGCGTCCCCTGATCGTGGCGGGCGGCGGCGTGATCTACAGCGGGGCGGAGGGGCACCTCGCGCAATTTGCCGAGACGTTCGGCCTCCCCGTCGTCGAGTCGCAGGCGGGCAAGGGCTCGCTGGTGTGGGACCACCCGCACAACGCCGGGCCGGTCGGTTCCATCGGCGGCAGCGCGGCGAACCGCCTGGCGCGGGGGGCGGACGTGGTGCTGGCGATAGGGACGCGGCTCGGCGATTTCGTGACCGCCAGCAAGACGGCCTTTCAGAACCCGGACGTGCGCTTTCTCGGCCTGAACGTGGTGCCGATGGACGCGGCGAAGCTGGGGGCGCTGAGCCTCGTCGCGGACGCGCGGGAGGGATTGAACGCGCTTCAGGCCGCGCTGGAGGGATGGGCGGGAACAGGCCCGGCCTTCCGCGCCGCCGCCAGCAACCTCATCACCGAATGGCACGGCCTGGTGGACGCCCAGCGCGCCGACACGGGCAGCACGCCCCCCTCCCAGGGCGCGGTCATCGGCACGGTGAACCGCGTCACGGGCGGGAACACCACCGTGATCTGCGCCGCCGGAAGTCTGCCCGGCGACCTGCTGCGCCTGTGGCGGCCCACCGACTCCAAGAGCTACCACGTCGAGTACGGCTTTTCCTGCATGGGCTACGAGATTCCCGCCGGGATCGGCGTGGCGCTCGCCGAGCCGGGTCGCCGCGTCGTCGTGATGATCGGCGACGGCTCGTACCTGATGATGAACTCCGAGATCGTCACGGCGGTGGCGGAGAACCTGAACCTGACCGTCGTGCTGGTGGACAACCGCGCGTACATGAGCATCCGGGGCCTCCAGATGGAGTGCGGCAGCCCCAGCTTTGGCAACGAGCTGAGGCACCGCAACCCGGAGACGGGGCGGACGGACGGCCCGGTCGTCAACGTGGACTTCGTGCTGCACGCGCGGGGAATGGGTGCTCAGGCCGTGCGCGCCGAGACGCTGGACGAGTTGGAAGCGGCTCTCAAGAACGCGGGCGATCAGGGCGGCGTTCAGGTCATCGTCGTCCCCGTCAACCTGCGCGAGCGGGTGCCCGGCTTCGACTCGTGGTGGGACGTGCCGGTCGCGGAGGTGTCGGGACAGGAACAGGTCCGGCGCGCCCGCGAGCAGTACGGGGCAAGGGCCAGAGCCCAGCGCGCCTCCTTCACCCCGACCCCCGGGCGCGACGAGCAGGAAGCATGA
- the iolC gene encoding 5-dehydro-2-deoxygluconokinase, which yields MTPDLITIGRSSIDLYSQDVGRPLPEVRSIGAYLGGSPLNIAVGASRLGVKAALVTAVGDDQPGDFILAGLRREGVNTSYIPRKPGTRTSAVILAVQPPDRFPITFYRDNAADIQLGIDDIQAVPVEEARALVVNGTALSREPSRSATLFACERARAAGVPVYLDLDFRANQWHDPRAFGLNIRALLPNVDVVIGTEEEINAAMLRDPADLTIRHSQMTAPEIRGDVAANTAALLSRVPTVVVKEGERGCTVHRAGEEPLGVPGFPVEVVSVLGAGDAFAAGLIAGRLRGWDWFRSARLGNACGAIVVTRIGCADFTPTGAEVDAFVGEKGGWECPG from the coding sequence ATGACCCCCGACCTCATCACCATCGGGCGCAGTTCCATCGACCTGTACTCGCAGGACGTGGGGAGGCCGCTGCCCGAGGTCCGCAGCATAGGCGCGTATCTCGGTGGCAGTCCCCTCAACATCGCCGTCGGGGCCTCGCGGCTGGGCGTGAAGGCCGCCCTCGTCACGGCGGTCGGGGACGATCAGCCGGGCGACTTCATCCTCGCGGGGCTGAGGCGTGAGGGCGTGAACACCAGCTACATCCCCCGCAAACCGGGCACGCGGACAAGCGCGGTGATCCTGGCCGTGCAGCCGCCCGACCGCTTCCCCATCACCTTCTACCGGGACAATGCGGCGGACATCCAACTCGGCATCGACGATATCCAGGCCGTGCCCGTCGAGGAGGCCCGCGCCCTCGTCGTGAACGGGACCGCGCTCTCCAGGGAGCCGAGCCGCAGCGCCACCCTCTTCGCCTGCGAGCGGGCACGTGCGGCGGGCGTCCCGGTGTACCTCGACCTCGACTTCCGGGCGAACCAGTGGCACGACCCGCGCGCCTTCGGGTTGAACATCCGCGCGCTTCTGCCAAATGTGGACGTGGTGATCGGCACCGAGGAGGAGATCAACGCAGCGATGCTGCGCGACCCCGCCGATCTCACCATTCGCCATAGCCAGATGACGGCCCCCGAGATTCGCGGCGACGTGGCGGCGAACACGGCGGCGCTGCTTTCCCGCGTGCCCACCGTCGTGGTGAAGGAGGGCGAGCGCGGCTGCACCGTTCACCGGGCGGGGGAGGAGCCGCTGGGCGTCCCCGGCTTTCCGGTCGAGGTTGTCAGCGTGCTGGGGGCGGGCGACGCCTTCGCCGCCGGGCTGATCGCGGGCCGGTTGCGGGGCTGGGACTGGTTCCGCAGCGCCCGGCTGGGGAACGCCTGCGGAGCCATCGTCGTCACCCGCATCGGCTGCGCGGACTTCACCCCCACCGGAGCCGAGGTGGACGCCTTCGTCGGGGAGAAGGGAGGCTGGGAATGCCCCGGGTGA
- the iolB gene encoding 5-deoxy-glucuronate isomerase: protein MTGTNQYHTTPDALPGITPESAGWQYLTFRVEHMAAGETRTGETGELEMALVPQEADLTASVNGETHTLRRESVFTQLPQVLYLPPGTSYSLTAVQDSTYALGGAPAEGRLPVRLIRPGEMRVELRGGANATRQVSHILGPDLPAERLLLYEVYTPSGNWSGWPPHRHDGKLGSLYIEETYYYRVSPPGGWAIHRNYSPEDGENELLLARDGDLILSRRGYHPVAAAPGSNVYYLNYMAGEAQGEDRGRPPVDEAAWAWMRGDWEGQAMELPFGDARRGEVP, encoded by the coding sequence GTGACGGGGACGAACCAGTACCACACCACCCCCGATGCGCTCCCCGGCATCACCCCGGAGAGCGCCGGGTGGCAGTACCTCACCTTTCGGGTCGAGCACATGGCGGCGGGCGAGACGCGGACGGGGGAAACGGGCGAGTTGGAGATGGCCCTCGTGCCCCAGGAGGCGGACCTCACCGCTTCGGTGAACGGGGAGACGCACACGCTGCGGCGGGAGAGCGTCTTCACCCAGCTTCCGCAGGTGCTGTACCTGCCCCCGGGAACGAGCTACAGCCTCACCGCCGTGCAGGACAGCACCTACGCCCTGGGCGGCGCCCCCGCCGAAGGTCGCCTCCCCGTCCGCCTCATCCGCCCCGGGGAGATGCGGGTGGAGCTGCGCGGCGGCGCGAACGCGACCCGGCAGGTCAGCCATATCCTCGGCCCGGACCTCCCCGCCGAGCGGCTGCTGCTGTACGAGGTCTACACGCCCAGCGGCAACTGGAGCGGCTGGCCGCCCCACCGCCACGACGGAAAACTCGGCTCCCTCTACATCGAGGAGACGTACTATTACCGCGTTTCCCCGCCGGGGGGGTGGGCCATCCACCGCAACTACAGCCCGGAGGACGGGGAGAACGAGCTGCTCCTCGCGCGGGACGGCGACCTGATCCTCTCGCGGCGGGGGTATCACCCGGTGGCCGCCGCACCCGGCAGCAACGTCTACTACCTGAACTACATGGCGGGAGAGGCCCAGGGCGAGGACCGCGGCCGCCCCCCCGTGGACGAGGCCGCATGGGCCTGGATGCGCGGGGACTGGGAGGGCCAGGCGATGGAATTGCCCTTCGGGGACGCGCGGCGGGGGGAGGTGCCGTGA
- a CDS encoding TIM barrel protein, protein MIQVANAPCSWGVIENISGERGGYATVLDEMRDTGYVGTELGDWGFMPTDPATLSGELNARNLKLLGSWVSVHLHDPDLHAQSEAEAVRTARLLAAVGGPQAVVVLGNDPYTDPMRTLNAGRITPGMGMTDTQWEVFAAGANRVARAVMRETGLRTVFHHHIGTWVETPAEVGRLLALTDPEVLGLCFDTGHYTFAGGDAVDGLRRFGDRIWHVHFKDQDPGVAGRSRAEGWDGVTSVGRGVFCELGRGSVDFPAVLRQLRGNGYQGWVVVEQDVLPGLGSPAQSARRNREYLRRIGL, encoded by the coding sequence ATGATCCAAGTTGCCAATGCTCCCTGCTCGTGGGGCGTGATCGAGAACATTTCAGGCGAGCGCGGCGGGTACGCCACCGTTCTCGACGAGATGCGGGACACCGGCTACGTCGGCACCGAGCTGGGCGACTGGGGCTTCATGCCCACCGACCCGGCGACGCTGAGCGGCGAGCTGAACGCCCGCAACCTCAAGCTGCTCGGCTCGTGGGTGAGCGTCCACCTCCACGACCCTGACCTCCACGCGCAGAGCGAGGCCGAGGCCGTCCGCACTGCCCGCCTCCTCGCCGCCGTGGGGGGGCCACAGGCCGTCGTGGTGCTGGGCAACGACCCCTACACCGATCCCATGCGGACGCTGAACGCGGGCCGCATCACGCCCGGGATGGGGATGACGGACACCCAGTGGGAGGTCTTCGCCGCCGGGGCGAACCGGGTGGCCCGCGCGGTGATGCGGGAAACGGGGCTGCGGACCGTCTTCCACCACCACATCGGCACCTGGGTGGAGACGCCCGCCGAGGTGGGGCGCCTCCTCGCCCTGACCGATCCCGAGGTGCTGGGCCTGTGCTTCGACACCGGGCACTACACCTTCGCGGGGGGGGACGCGGTCGACGGGCTCCGGCGCTTCGGGGACCGCATCTGGCACGTCCACTTCAAGGACCAGGACCCCGGGGTGGCCGGGCGGTCGCGCGCGGAGGGCTGGGACGGGGTGACCTCGGTGGGGCGCGGCGTCTTCTGCGAACTGGGAAGGGGGAGCGTGGACTTCCCCGCCGTGCTGCGGCAACTGCGCGGGAACGGCTACCAGGGCTGGGTCGTGGTCGAGCAGGACGTGCTGCCCGGCCTGGGGAGCCCGGCCCAGAGCGCCCGGCGCAACCGCGAGTACCTCCGGCGCATCGGGCTGTGA
- a CDS encoding NPCBM/NEW2 domain-containing protein: MKRWSPLALVTLMLAACSQPGPTSSTPPDGNYDDVDATWTQPPSLSSQALTAGVNTLYYERALTATNGWGPIETDRSNGEQAAGDGKTLTIGGTTFPQGYGVHAPSELKYNLASTDGSSCTRFQARVGIDDEVGSRGSAVFQVWGDGEKLYDSGLMTGADAARTVDVNISGRSTLRMVVTDGGNGKSYDHADWIRPTITCTAGAALTPQTVSVPSSMRSAPFDQTRTLNVPAGSRISVVARVPGARFLLTLPNGDLLVSQPGQGKVLRLQSGAAPADPKTASTLLSGLKQPHDLVLSTQGGQAYLYVSETNRVSRYPLRNGVPDPAAGQTIVGNLPDASLPELRGSYGHALKNIAIDGSTLYVSIASATNADPADLAATPKRGAIYTYSATTPNQNGTAGTLYAQGIRNAEGLAIAPGTRDLWVAVNNRDNIAYPFHRDFDGDGSDDYGKVIPAYVDNHPPEELIRVRSGGNYGWPFCNPNPDNGVLNMPFDRDVQNNADGSRLNCDTADRVTVGMPAHSAPLGLTFWTGTGVPAAYAGGAVVGQHGSWNRTSFSGHKFVLFPKTADGLGPERDLVTGFVTDPVNKVRWGRPVDAAVAPGGGLYLSDDFSGSVYYLSPPSP, from the coding sequence ATGAAGCGCTGGTCACCCCTGGCCCTGGTTACGCTGATGCTCGCGGCCTGCTCGCAGCCGGGTCCCACGTCGAGCACCCCACCTGACGGCAACTACGATGATGTGGACGCCACCTGGACACAGCCGCCGTCCCTCTCCTCGCAGGCCCTGACGGCCGGAGTCAACACGCTCTACTACGAACGCGCGCTCACCGCCACAAACGGCTGGGGTCCTATCGAGACGGACCGCAGCAACGGGGAACAGGCGGCCGGGGACGGGAAGACCCTGACCATAGGCGGCACCACCTTCCCGCAGGGCTACGGGGTCCATGCGCCCAGCGAGCTGAAGTACAACCTGGCGAGCACGGACGGCTCCTCCTGCACGCGCTTTCAGGCGCGGGTCGGCATCGACGACGAGGTGGGGAGCCGCGGCAGCGCCGTCTTCCAGGTCTGGGGCGACGGCGAGAAGCTCTACGACAGCGGCCTGATGACGGGCGCGGACGCGGCCCGGACGGTGGACGTGAACATCAGCGGCCGGAGCACCCTGCGGATGGTCGTCACCGACGGCGGGAACGGCAAGAGCTACGACCACGCCGACTGGATTCGCCCGACGATCACCTGTACCGCGGGCGCGGCCCTCACCCCGCAGACGGTCAGCGTTCCGTCCTCGATGCGCTCGGCCCCCTTCGACCAGACGCGGACGCTGAATGTGCCCGCCGGGTCGCGCATCTCGGTCGTGGCACGGGTGCCCGGCGCGCGGTTCCTCCTCACCCTGCCGAACGGGGACCTGCTCGTGTCGCAGCCGGGGCAGGGGAAGGTTCTGCGCCTGCAATCCGGCGCCGCTCCGGCGGACCCCAAGACTGCCTCCACCCTGCTCAGCGGCTTGAAGCAGCCCCATGACCTCGTCCTCTCCACCCAGGGGGGCCAGGCGTACCTGTACGTGAGCGAGACGAACCGCGTGAGCCGCTACCCGCTGCGCAACGGGGTGCCCGACCCGGCGGCGGGGCAGACCATCGTGGGCAACCTCCCCGACGCCAGCCTGCCGGAACTGCGGGGCAGCTACGGCCACGCGCTGAAGAACATCGCCATCGACGGGAGTACCCTCTACGTCTCCATCGCCTCGGCGACGAACGCGGACCCCGCCGACCTCGCCGCCACGCCCAAGCGCGGGGCGATCTACACCTACAGCGCGACCACGCCGAACCAGAACGGGACGGCTGGAACCCTCTACGCCCAGGGCATCCGCAACGCCGAGGGGCTGGCGATCGCGCCCGGCACCCGCGACCTGTGGGTCGCCGTGAACAACCGCGACAACATCGCCTACCCCTTCCACCGGGACTTCGACGGCGACGGCAGCGACGATTACGGCAAGGTCATTCCGGCCTACGTGGACAACCATCCGCCGGAGGAACTCATCCGCGTTCGGAGCGGCGGAAACTACGGCTGGCCCTTCTGTAACCCCAACCCGGACAACGGGGTGCTGAACATGCCCTTCGACCGCGACGTGCAGAACAACGCCGACGGCAGCCGCCTCAACTGCGACACGGCGGACCGGGTGACGGTGGGGATGCCCGCCCACTCGGCGCCGCTGGGGCTGACCTTCTGGACCGGGACGGGCGTGCCCGCCGCCTATGCCGGGGGCGCGGTCGTCGGCCAGCACGGCTCGTGGAACCGCACCAGCTTCAGCGGCCACAAGTTCGTGCTGTTCCCGAAGACGGCGGATGGCCTGGGGCCGGAGCGCGACCTCGTGACGGGCTTCGTGACGGACCCGGTGAACAAGGTGCGCTGGGGCCGCCCGGTGGACGCGGCGGTGGCGCCCGGCGGCGGGCTGTACCTCAGCGACGACTTCAGCGGCAGCGTCTACTACCTGTCGCCGCCCAGCCCGTAG
- a CDS encoding EAL domain-containing protein: MAEPGLAFEEGLVALAGELLGGQLPLHEVHRRVLERAVRAVPHVVAGAVLVRQPDGRYHYSATLGYDPDDLNTFTFGAHELLYDPARPSQVYGDVLAHLAAVLDPARLGAVRRGWRHAAWRSTLAVPFSPEAQPAAILYLHSGCAPEELARSARPAELFGAQVALAVQRATLGEEVRRSRQELALLDRSRDVIVRAANQAELFGGLVGIVRDVMGYEHVHIGLLEGGELVVQPPVGSPALPRFPVNRGVVGHVAATGEALLVPDVRAEPRYVAFFPEVVSELCVPLSDGDTRVGVLNIETGARALTGDDLRLMVTLSGWLGRAIERERLYQRAARQRCELDLLHRVRTALGREIEVRGVIRAVNEALAQLLGYTHVSVYLRRGDHLELQHQLGYPRVLGRVGLESGVMGRVARTGEAVWLEDLADDPHSLRACEGIRSEVCVPLRRGGEVVGVLNVETVGERQLSRDDWRLIEAVGEYVGYALDRAHLHEQVQEREALYRLLAEHTSDLVCLHHPDGTFAYVSPSVRTLLGYDPAALLGTHPRPLIHPADLHLLARFSVPEQLPAGPSAPLRVRLRRAGGGFVWFETGVSAVRGPGGVTHFLTSSRDITQRQAIEAQLAQAASHDPLTGLPNRRELLAALERAVRGARGRGEAGYTVLYLDMDRFKVVNDSLGHSVGDELLVAFADRLRGAMPGRLVARLGGDEFAVLFTGRSSFEDARGAAARLHAALAAPFAVSGHGLRVSVSVGIAPGRPGYLSAAEVLRDADLSMYRAKRARHLPYAVFEPAMHEGAVRQLRLEADLPGAVASGAIHLAYQPIVELASGRIRGFEALARWTHPVLGPVPPGEFIALAEELGLIVNLGLAVLRRACAWRAALPGGDCGIHVNVSPRQFLLDSFADDVRAVLEETGTPPGALHLEVTETTFVEDREGAARILGRLRDLGVRVHIDDFGTGHSSLGFLHRFPVDALKIDRSFVTGLGEDRASSGVVETVLALARTLGIETVAEGIETEAQRLHLLYLGGTLGQGYLFSRPLPEEAAREAWITSSARTACLIPGPGSGRRDLS; this comes from the coding sequence ATGGCTGAGCCCGGGCTGGCCTTCGAGGAGGGGCTCGTCGCGCTGGCGGGCGAACTGCTGGGCGGGCAGCTTCCCCTGCACGAGGTCCACCGGCGGGTGCTGGAGCGCGCCGTGCGGGCGGTGCCGCATGTGGTGGCGGGGGCCGTCCTCGTTCGGCAGCCGGACGGACGCTACCACTACTCGGCGACGCTCGGGTACGACCCGGACGACCTGAACACCTTCACCTTCGGGGCGCACGAATTGCTCTACGACCCGGCCCGGCCCAGCCAGGTGTACGGCGACGTGCTGGCCCACCTCGCCGCCGTGCTGGACCCGGCCAGACTGGGGGCCGTGCGGCGTGGCTGGAGGCACGCCGCCTGGCGCTCCACGCTGGCCGTGCCCTTCTCGCCGGAAGCCCAGCCGGCGGCCATCCTGTACCTGCACAGCGGCTGCGCCCCCGAGGAGCTGGCCCGCAGCGCCCGCCCCGCGGAGCTGTTCGGGGCGCAGGTCGCGCTCGCCGTGCAGCGGGCCACCCTGGGCGAGGAGGTCCGGCGCTCGCGGCAGGAACTCGCGCTGCTCGACCGTTCCCGGGACGTGATCGTGCGGGCGGCGAACCAGGCCGAGCTGTTCGGCGGCCTGGTGGGGATCGTGCGGGACGTGATGGGCTACGAACACGTGCATATCGGGCTGCTGGAGGGGGGCGAGCTGGTCGTCCAGCCGCCCGTCGGCAGCCCGGCCCTCCCACGCTTTCCGGTGAACCGGGGCGTCGTGGGCCACGTCGCGGCGACGGGCGAGGCCCTGCTCGTTCCGGACGTGCGCGCCGAACCCCGGTACGTGGCCTTTTTCCCGGAGGTTGTCAGCGAGCTGTGCGTGCCCCTCTCGGACGGGGACACGCGGGTCGGCGTCCTGAACATCGAGACCGGGGCGCGGGCGCTGACCGGGGACGACCTGCGGCTGATGGTCACGCTCAGCGGGTGGCTGGGGCGGGCCATCGAGCGCGAGCGGCTGTACCAGCGGGCGGCCCGGCAGCGCTGCGAACTCGACCTGCTGCACCGCGTCCGCACGGCGCTGGGCCGGGAGATCGAGGTGCGGGGCGTGATCCGGGCGGTGAACGAGGCGCTCGCGCAGCTCCTGGGCTACACCCATGTCAGCGTCTACCTGCGCCGGGGGGACCATCTGGAGTTGCAGCACCAGCTCGGCTACCCGCGGGTGCTTGGTCGCGTGGGGCTGGAGTCGGGCGTGATGGGCCGGGTCGCCCGCACCGGGGAGGCGGTGTGGCTGGAGGACCTGGCCGACGACCCGCACAGCCTCCGGGCCTGCGAGGGCATCCGCTCGGAGGTCTGCGTGCCCCTGCGCCGGGGGGGCGAGGTCGTGGGGGTCCTGAACGTGGAGACGGTGGGGGAGCGCCAGCTCTCGCGGGACGACTGGCGCCTCATCGAGGCGGTGGGGGAGTACGTGGGCTACGCGCTCGACCGGGCGCACCTGCACGAGCAGGTCCAGGAACGCGAGGCGCTGTACCGCCTGCTCGCCGAACACACCAGCGACCTGGTGTGCCTGCACCACCCGGACGGGACCTTCGCCTACGTGAGCCCCAGCGTCCGCACCCTGCTGGGCTACGACCCGGCGGCGCTGCTGGGCACCCATCCCCGCCCCCTGATCCACCCGGCCGACCTGCACCTCCTGGCGAGGTTCTCGGTCCCGGAGCAGCTCCCCGCCGGACCCTCCGCGCCGCTGCGGGTGCGCCTGCGCCGGGCCGGCGGCGGCTTCGTGTGGTTCGAGACGGGCGTTTCAGCCGTGCGGGGGCCGGGCGGCGTGACCCACTTCCTGACCTCCTCGCGCGACATCACCCAGCGGCAGGCCATTGAGGCGCAGCTCGCGCAGGCGGCGTCGCACGACCCCCTGACCGGGCTGCCCAACCGCCGCGAACTGCTCGCGGCCCTGGAGCGGGCGGTGCGGGGCGCGCGGGGGCGGGGCGAGGCGGGGTACACGGTGCTGTACCTCGACATGGACCGCTTCAAGGTGGTGAACGACAGCCTGGGCCACAGCGTCGGCGACGAGTTGCTGGTGGCGTTTGCCGATCGGCTGCGCGGGGCGATGCCGGGGCGGCTGGTCGCCCGGCTGGGCGGGGACGAGTTTGCGGTGCTGTTCACGGGCCGCTCCAGCTTCGAGGACGCCCGGGGCGCGGCGGCCCGGCTGCACGCGGCGCTCGCCGCCCCCTTCGCGGTCTCGGGCCACGGGCTGCGGGTGTCGGTGAGCGTGGGGATCGCCCCGGGCCGCCCCGGCTACCTCTCGGCGGCCGAGGTCCTGCGCGACGCCGACCTGAGCATGTACCGCGCCAAACGCGCCCGCCACCTCCCGTACGCGGTGTTCGAGCCCGCCATGCACGAGGGCGCCGTGCGCCAGCTCCGGCTGGAGGCCGACCTGCCGGGGGCGGTCGCGTCGGGGGCGATCCACCTCGCCTACCAGCCCATCGTGGAGCTCGCCTCGGGGCGAATCCGGGGCTTCGAGGCGCTGGCCCGCTGGACCCACCCGGTGCTGGGTCCCGTGCCCCCGGGCGAGTTCATCGCGCTGGCCGAGGAGCTGGGCCTGATCGTGAACCTGGGCCTGGCGGTGCTGCGCCGCGCCTGCGCCTGGCGGGCGGCCCTGCCGGGCGGGGACTGCGGCATCCACGTCAACGTCTCGCCCCGGCAGTTCCTGCTCGACTCGTTCGCGGACGACGTGCGGGCCGTGCTGGAGGAGACGGGCACCCCGCCCGGCGCCCTGCACCTGGAGGTCACCGAGACTACCTTCGTCGAGGACCGCGAGGGGGCCGCGCGGATTCTGGGGCGGCTGCGGGACCTGGGCGTGCGGGTGCATATCGACGACTTCGGCACAGGGCACTCCAGCCTGGGCTTCCTGCACCGCTTTCCGGTGGACGCCCTGAAGATCGACCGCTCCTTCGTGACCGGCCTGGGCGAGGACCGGGCGAGTTCCGGCGTGGTCGAGACCGTCCTCGCCCTGGCCCGCACCCTGGGGATCGAGACGGTCGCCGAGGGCATCGAGACCGAGGCGCAGCGCCTGCACCTGCTGTACCTGGGCGGCACCCTGGGCCAGGGCTACCTCTTCTCCCGCCCCCTCCCCGAGGAGGCCGCCCGGGAGGCCTGGATTACGTCCTCGGCGCGGACGGCGTGCCTGATCCCGGGGCCGGGCAGCGGCAGGCGTGACCTCTCCTGA